ATGCTTTGAACATCCTCCGGCAGCAGCTGGGGGAGGGTACAGGGTAGCAGGCCTCACCTGCTGACGTGTCTCCCTGAACACACCCATTTGTTTGGTCAGGTACTTGAACAGCATCCGGATGGCCGGTGGAAAGGCTGTATCCATGACAACCGGACAGGCAATGACAGGGTGGGCTACTTCCCATCCTCCCTGGGCGAGGCTATCGTCAAACGAGCAGGTAAATCCTCTCCCTCTGGAGGGAGGCAATCAAGGGTCACTCAGCCTGAGTCTGGagacaagaaaggaagaagtatACTCTAGTATGTTGGTGGCAGAGCCAGTTTGAATTCTAGCTGTGGTCAGGACTGGCACCCACTAACCCCTCGCGCTGGCCCACTCTCAGCAGGGTTACCATGTGCATTCCTTCTCTTGGCCCACCATGCCTTCCACAGTCCAActcactcactctcactctctctctctctctctctctctctctttctctctctctctctctctctctctctcatttattggtttttcgagacaaggtttctctgtgtagcattggctgtcctgcaattcgctctgtagaccaggctggcctcaaactcagattcacctgcctctacctcctgagtgctgggattaaagatgtgggccaccaatTCTCAGGTGGCCACTAAATACACAGTGCTCTTGTCCTTGTAAAGGAGCAGGAAACTCTGATGTTCACACAGGAAAAGAATCAACAACTTTCACAGAGAAAGGGAAGCAAGGCTTTCCTTAGTTAGGGAGGTCAGAGAAGGCTCTGAAGGGTGTAGAGGCCAGGTCATGGGCAACACCACCCTGGCAACATGAACCATGTGTGTAGGGGCCGTGGGGCAGGATCTCAGCACCCAATGGATAGGAGGCCAGCATGGCAGAGCAcgtgggaggggtggaggagcaAGTGGGAAAACACCATTGTCTGGTTCAGAAAGGCTGGAGGTAGGGTAGGGATGGGGCTGATTTGTCTAGAGTGGCCATGGATGGAAATTAGTGGGTGGGGCCAGAGGGCCAGGTAGAAGGTGTGGGCACCCACCTGTGGTCATCTGGATTGATTTGGCCTTAGGCCACTGGGTGGCTCCTTACTTGTCCCCTAGCACAGAGAAAGTCAACATTCCAGTGATCCTCAGCCCCTTTGCCGATAGAGCCGTAAGGGTAGTGGTAGGACACCTGACCCTGAACCTCTGCCACTCTGACCTGGCCTCAGACATTCAGGGTCTCTCGGGTTACTGGAGACAACAAGGCGGAAGCCTCTACGCTGCTTCCTCTCCGTGTACGGCTGTGCCTGGGCTGCCCAGGGTTCAGGAAGGGCTGTGTTTGGCCTACAGGTTCCCGAACAGGCAGCGAGCCAAGCCCACCCCAGGGAGGTGGCTCCTTGGGGCCCTCTGCACCCCCGGAGGAGATCTGGGTGCTGAGGAAGCCTTTTGCAGGTAGGCCAGgggcctccagagcactggggCAGTAGTTTTGCTGCTGGGTACCACTGTGGGGCCAGCACACTTCATGGTCCCTGTCCTGGCAGGTGGAGACCGCAGTGGCAGCTTGAGCAATGTGGCTGGGGGCAGGAGCGGTGGGGCCCATGCCCTGCATGCGAGCTCTGAAGGCGTTAAGGTGAGCGAGCAGGGAGGGTTGGTCAGGTTGGGGAGGTCAGACCTGGAACAGTGATAGCAAGTGGCCTTTTGGGTTCCAGCTCCTGGCAACAGTGCTTTCCCAGAAGTCGGTCTCTGATTCCAGCCCGGGAGACAGCCCCGTCAAGCCTCCAGAGGGCTCCACAGGTAAGAGCAAGGGCAGGCTTTGCTGGCCTGGCAGGCAGCTGGCTCTTAGATAGCCCTTTCTCTGCCACTTTCTCTCATCGTCAGGTGCTGCCCGGTCCCAGCCACCAGCAGCCCATGCTGGGCAGGTATACGGGGAGCAGCCACCCAAGAAGCTGGAATCTGCCTCGGCCTCAGAGGGCAAGGTACAGGGCCTGGTCAGCTCCAGGCCTGGGCTTGGGAGGGATGGGGTTAACAGCCTGACAGGCATACCTGGCCACAGCAGCTACCACAGGCCTTGACAGACCAgactctgtccttctgtctgtctgtgtcatatgtgcacgcacacacgagTGTACAGGTGTTGTCTATTGTGTAGGCTGTGAGCTAGTGTGTGCACATTTGCAGAAGTATGTAGGGTGTTGTGTGGATGTGGCATGGTCAACTATGAGCTGGGCATACGTGTGTGTGGTTGTATAGATGGAAGGGGATGGGTGTGAGGCACACAAATGTGTATGTAGGTGCAGTGGGTCATGTGAGTATGCACCTGTGTGGCTGTGAGGCATGATCTGATGGCTGAATCCCACACAGCAGAGGAGGCGAGGGACTTCTGACTAGGGCACAGAGCCCACCTTCCAGGGAGCAGTCCTACCTGAAGCCCTCCCCCCAGAGTCCCCTCCTATGGGGCCACATCTGCATCTCTAAAATGGTATGGGTATCATTGGTGCagacatggggtgggggggaggccaCGGCCCAGACTCGGCAGGACCTTCCTGGTGGAGCTCCCGGAAGAAGGCTGGAGGGCTGCAGACGCTGTATCCAGGAGGACAGATCACGGAATGCTGGTGCAATGGACACAGCGGCGGCGGACCCAGCACTCTGGCCGTGAACCAAGCAGAGAAGGCGGCACAGTGGAGGTCGGGGCGCAGCCCAGCAGTGGACAGGCTGCAGTTGGTGCCTTGTGTCTTGCAGAGTGCTGAGGCGGTCAGTCAGTGGCTTGCCACATTCCAGCTACAGCTCTATGCCCCCAACTTCACCAGTGCTGGCTATGACCTGCCCACCATCAGCCGTATGACCCCCGAGGTGAGCTGCTATGGGCTGGTGGCCAGCTGCTTCCCTTCCAAAAGGCAGATCCCTCTACTTGCCAGTTAATGGGCCTCCTCTTTGCCTAGGACCTCACCGCCATTGGTGTCACCAAGCCAGGCCACCGTAAGAAGATCACAGCCGAGATCAGCGGCCTGAACATTCCTGACTGGCTGCCTGAACACAAACCTGTAAGGCTCCTTGTGCCCTGGTGGCTGAGCCAGGACCAGcaggcagatggacagacagacaggctgccTCCCTGGCTAGGGCCCTCATCTGCCTTCTGGGGTCCTAGGAAATGGAGTTGAGTatggagccaggcctggtggtacagggACTCAGtactcagagaggctgaggcaggaagatcatgagctttaaggcccgcctgggctacagaggcaGCCAGCTAGCAGGGAGATATTTGGACAGCCTATTATGGGGCCAAACTCCCTAGACAGGCTCATGGCTAAGACTCTAGGGGCTGTGAGGGAACCTGGAATCAGGAGGGTATGCCGTCTCTATTCATGGCCAGCAGCACTATAGCCCTGTCTTTTAGTCACGTGGACTGCAGATGGGCTGGTGTCGGACATGCttgccacacacatgcacacaggtccCACTGCACGTGCTGGCCTGTGCTAATGGCTGACAACCCTCTGGTGGCTTCTGCATCCAGTGGCCTCTGCTCTTATTTATGAGGAGATGCCTATATATGGGCTTCTGGGCTGATACTGGCCCTCTGGGTTGCATACTAGCTCTGTTCTCCCATCCATCCATGAGAGAGGTGCTGCTGGCTACCCAAACCCTGCCCTCCCCAGGGCCCTGGTTCTGTTGGCAAGCAGGGCTGCATTCACCTGCCCCACCTCGACACCCAGACAGCAGCACCAGGGGTCCTCCCAGGAGCACATCTGGGTCTCATGGACCTCGCCTCACTCTGTTACCTGCATGACTGGAAGTGCCGGGTGTGGGTGTAAGAGTGGTATCAGCTGGGAGCTTGGGGCGATTGGGCAGTCCTCGGTGGACACCGGATACTTGCACATTCCTAGTATGGCTGTGTGGCGAATGTGTAACAAGTGCGTGATCATGCATCTGCTGTGGGTGGGGAAACATTGTGAGGGTGAGCAAGAGAGGTGCCTGTGTTTTGTACAGCTGGAAGCAGCATGCAGGGTGTGCAGTGTGTGTACACGCATCTTAtgtggcattgtgtgtgtgtctgtgtctggcgTGTGGGTGCGTCTCTTCAGGACACTGCCTGTGGCCACCTGATGAGGCAAAGAAGCACTTTCTTACACCTGAAACTGTGTCCAGATGATAGGCAGCCcaagtgtgtttgcatgtgttaaCCTGTGTGTATCCTAGTGTACAGATGGCATGTTGAGGAGCTGGCCTGCAGTTCCCACCAAGGCTGTGCCTAGGCTGTCTGCAATACTGACATTTCAGGCCTGTCTGtttgtccttctgtctgtctgtgccccACAGGCCCATCTGCTAATAGTCCCAAGTAGGTGGTCATGGTGTGAGCAGCCGGCTCGGgctgcccctctctgtccccctctCCATAGGCTaacctggctgtgtggctgtccaTGATCGGTCTGGCCCAGTATTACAAGGTGCTGGTGGACAACGGCTATGAGAACATTGATTTCATCACTGACATCACTTGGGAAGATCTGCAGGAGATTGGCATCACCAAGCTGGGTAAGGTTCCAGCCTGCCCCTCCCTACCTGCCTGTACCTACAGGTCCTCCTGACcagcctcttccccctcccccgacTCAGGACACCAAAAGAAGCTGATGCTGGCTGTGAGGAAACTGGCGGAGCTGCAAAAGGCAGAATACTCCAAGTATGAGGGGGGACCCCTGCGCCGAAAGGCACCCCAGTCACTTGAAATGATGGCTATTGAGTCACCACCCCCATCTGAGCCTGCTGCCGCAGATTGCCAGTCTCCTAAGATGACCACCTTCCAGGACAGTGAACTCAGTGGGGAGCTGCAGGCTGCGCTGTCTGGCCCAGCGGAAGCAGGTGCAGCTGCTGCTGAGAAGGCCTCCAACCACCTGCCACCCACTCCAAGGGCCACCTTGCGGCAGGAGTCCAGCCTGGGTGGACGGGCTCGGCACATGAGCAGCTCTCAGGAGCTGTTGGGTGACGGGCCCCAAGGACCTGGCAGCCCCATGTCGCGAAGTCAGGAATACCTGCTGGATGAGGGGCCAGCCCCTGGCACCCCACCCAAGGAGGTTCGGGCTGGCCGCCACGGCCACAGCGTCAAGAGGGCCAGTGTGCCCCCGGTGCCGGGCAAGCCACGGCAGGTCCTTCCATCAGGTGCCAGCCACTTCACACCCCCACAGACACCCACCAAAGCTCAGCCAGGTTCCCCTCAGGCTCTTGGAGGACCTCATGGTCCAGCCACAGCCAAGGTGAAGCCCACCCCGCAGCTGCTGCCACCGACAGACCGACCCATGTCTCCCCGTTCCCTGCCTCAGTCACCCACACACCGTGGGTTTGCCTATGTGCTGCCCCAGCCAGTTGAGGGCGAGGCGGGGCCGGCCGCTCCGGGACCCGTGCtcccagcagcaccagcagccgTGCCCACGCTATGCCTGCCCCCAGACGCTGATGTGGAGCCCGGGCGGCCCAAGAAACGCGCCCACAGCCTGAATCGCTATGCAGCGTCTGACAGCGAGCCGGAGCGGGATGAGCTGCTGGTGCCTGCTGCTGCCGGACCCTACGCCACAGTCCAGCGGCGTGTGGGTCGGAGCCATTCGGTGAGGGCTCCCGCTGGCACTGACAAGAATGTGAACCGCAGTCAGTCCTTTGCTGTGCGGCCGCGGAAGAAGGGGCCCCCACCACCTCCGCCCAAGCGCTCCAGCTCGGCCATGGCCAGTGCCAACCTCGCTGACGAGCCGGCTCCAGATGCCGAGACAGAGGATGGCCGGCTGGGGGTCCGGGCACAGCGCCGGCGGGCTAGTGATCTGACTGGCAGTGTGGACACCGGCAGTGCTGGAAGTGTGAAGAGCATTGCAGCCATGTTGGAGCTGTCTTCcattgggggcggggggcgggctATCCGCAGGCCCCCTGAAGGCCACCCCACACCGC
This Peromyscus maniculatus bairdii isolate BWxNUB_F1_BW_parent chromosome 8, HU_Pman_BW_mat_3.1, whole genome shotgun sequence DNA region includes the following protein-coding sequences:
- the Caskin1 gene encoding caskin-1 isoform X2, whose amino-acid sequence is MRPLHYAAWQGRKEPMKLVLKAGSAVNVPSDEGHIPLHLAAQHGHYDVSEMLLQHQSNPCMVDNSGKTPLDLACEFGRVGVVQLLLSSNMCAALLEPRPGDTTDPNGTSPLHLAAKNGHIDIIRLLLQAGIDINRQTKSGTALHEAALCGKTEVVRLLLDSGINAQVRNTYNQTALDIVHQFTTSQAGKEIKQLLREASAALQVRATKDYCNNYDLTSLNVKAGDIITVLEQHPDGRWKGCIHDNRTGNDRVGYFPSSLGEAIVKRAGSRTGSEPSPPQGGGSLGPSAPPEEIWVLRKPFAGGDRSGSLSNVAGGRSGGAHALHASSEGVKLLATVLSQKSVSDSSPGDSPVKPPEGSTGAARSQPPAAHAGQVYGEQPPKKLESASASEGKSAEAVSQWLATFQLQLYAPNFTSAGYDLPTISRMTPEDLTAIGVTKPGHRKKITAEISGLNIPDWLPEHKPANLAVWLSMIGLAQYYKVLVDNGYENIDFITDITWEDLQEIGITKLGHQKKLMLAVRKLAELQKAEYSKYEGGPLRRKAPQSLEMMAIESPPPSEPAAADCQSPKMTTFQDSELSGELQAALSGPAEAGAAAAEKASNHLPPTPRATLRQESSLGGRARHMSSSQELLGDGPQGPGSPMSRSQEYLLDEGPAPGTPPKEVRAGRHGHSVKRASVPPVPGKPRQVLPSGASHFTPPQTPTKAQPGSPQALGGPHGPATAKVKPTPQLLPPTDRPMSPRSLPQSPTHRGFAYVLPQPVEGEAGPAAPGPVLPAAPAAVPTLCLPPDADVEPGRPKKRAHSLNRYAASDSEPERDELLVPAAAGPYATVQRRVGRSHSVRAPAGTDKNVNRSQSFAVRPRKKGPPPPPPKRSSSAMASANLADEPAPDAETEDGRLGVRAQRRRASDLTGSVDTGSAGSVKSIAAMLELSSIGGGGRAIRRPPEGHPTPRPASPEPGRVATVLASVKHKEAIGPDGEVVNRRRTLSGPVTGLLATARRGPGEPAEQSHFMEDGTARQRPRGPAKGEASVEGPPLARVEASATLKRRIRAKQSQQENVKFILTESDTVKRRPKAKERDTGPEPPPPLSVYQNGTATVRRRPASEQAGPPELPPPPPPAEPPPADLTQLPPLPLPDGNARKPVKPPVSPKPILAQPVTKIQGSPTPASKKVPLPGPGSPEVKRAHGTPPPVSPKPPPPPTAPKPAKAVAGLQSSSATTSPVPSPARQPPAALVKPASSPPSQSASPAKPPSPGAPALHVPAKPPRAAASVAPGPPAAPDCASPGDSARQKLEETSACLAAALQAVEEKIRQEDGQGPRPSSIEEKSTGSILEDIGSMFDDLADQLDAMLE
- the Caskin1 gene encoding caskin-1 isoform X3 codes for the protein MGKEQELVQAVKAEDVGTAQRLLQRPRPGKAKLLGSTKKINVNFQDPDGFSALHHAALNGNTELISLLLEAQAAVDIKDNKGMRPLHYAAWQGRKEPMKLVLKAGSAVNVPSDEGHIPLHLAAQHGHYDVSEMLLQHQSNPCMVDNSGKTPLDLACEFGRVGVVQLLLSSNMCAALLEPRPGDTTDPNGTSPLHLAAKNGHIDIIRLLLQAGIDINRQTKSGTALHEAALCGKTEVVRLLLDSGINAQVRNTYNQTALDIVHQFTTSQAGKEIKQLLREASAALQVRATKDYCNNYDLTSLNVKAGDIITVLEQHPDGRWKGCIHDNRTGNDRVGYFPSSLGEAIVKRAGSRTGSEPSPPQGGGSLGPSAPPEEIWVLRKPFAGGDRSGSLSNVAGGRSGGAHALHASSEGVKLLATVLSQKSVSDSSPGDSPVKPPEGSTGAARSQPPAAHAGQVYGEQPPKKLESASASEGKSAEAVSQWLATFQLQLYAPNFTSAGYDLPTISRMTPEDLTAIGVTKPGHRKKITAEISGLNIPDWLPEHKPANLAVWLSMIGLAQYYKVLVDNGYENIDFITDITWEDLQEIGITKLGHQKKLMLAVRKLAELQKAEYSKYEGGPLRRKAPQSLEMMAIESPPPSEPAAADCQSPKMTTFQDSELSGELQAALSGPAEAGAAAAEKASNHLPPTPRATLRQESSLGGRARHMSSSQELLGDGPQGPGSPMSRSQEYLLDEGPAPGTPPKEVRAGRHGHSVKRASVPPVPGKPRQVLPSGASHFTPPQTPTKAQPGSPQALGGPHGPATAKVKPTPQLLPPTDRPMSPRSLPQSPTHRGFAYVLPQPVEGEAGPAAPGPVLPAAPAAVPTLCLPPDADVEPGRPKKRAHSLNRYAASDSEPERDELLVPAAAGPYATVQRRVGRSHSVRAPAGTDKNVNRSQSFAVRPRKKGPPPPPPKRSSSAMASANLADEPAPDAETEDGRLGVRAQRRRASDLTGSVDTGSAGSVKSIAAMLELSSIGGGGRAIRRPPEGHPTPRPASPEPGRVATVLASVKHKEAIGPDGEVVNRRRTLSGPVTGLLATARRGPGEPAEQSHFMEDGTARQRPRGPAKGEASVEGPPLARVEASATLKRRIRAKQSQQENVKFILTESDTVKRRPKAKERDTGPEPPPPLSVYQNGTATVRRRPASEQAGPPELPPPPPPAEPPPADLTQLPPLPLPDGNARKPVKPPVSPKPILAQPVTKIQGSPTPASKKVPLPGPGSPEVKRAHGTPPPVSPKPPPPPTAPKPAKAVAGLQSSSATTSPVPSPARQPPAALVKPASSPPSQSASPAKPPSPGAPALHVPAKPPRAAASVAPGPPAAPDCASPGDSARQKLEETSACLAAALQAVEEKIRQEDGQGPRPSSIEEKSTGSILEDIGSMFDDLADQLDAMLE